One window of the Archaeoglobus sulfaticallidus PM70-1 genome contains the following:
- a CDS encoding DUF2095 family protein, with protein MMLNIDNEKFKKMFPKLSDELSSSESVGSLVRKRKLPTIMDHIERCENDEEAMEIIDFFLKIGEIKEEDAEELKNNIKELRDLFGTRKRGDYERRGLNLR; from the coding sequence ATGATGCTTAACATTGATAATGAGAAGTTCAAAAAGATGTTTCCGAAGCTGAGCGATGAGCTTTCGAGTTCAGAATCAGTTGGGTCTTTAGTTAGAAAGAGAAAGCTTCCAACCATCATGGATCACATAGAAAGATGCGAGAACGATGAGGAGGCTATGGAGATCATAGACTTCTTCCTGAAGATAGGAGAGATAAAGGAAGAGGATGCGGAAGAGTTGAAAAACAACATCAAGGAGTTGAGAGATCTTTTTGGAACGAGAAAGCGTGGAGATTATGAGAGGAGAGGTTTGAATCTCAGATAG
- a CDS encoding redox-regulated ATPase YchF, whose protein sequence is MIEIGIAGKPNAGKSTFFKSATMADVEIANYPFTTIEPNVGVAHVRVDCVCRELNLDCGNCFEGRRYIPIKLIDVAGLVPEAHKGRGLGNEFLDNLRQSEGIIHVVDASGSTDAEGNEVGIGERDPVEDVRFLYHELDMWIFNILKRNWDRLARRISMEKLHAYKLITEQLAGLGFKEIQVKEALKVIGKEVWHFSDEDIMTFAFELRKKRMRMIISANKADKAPEELINRLKNLEEIVIPTSAEIELALRTASKNGYIRYYPGDMDFEIIKELNEKQKKALEIMRSFLKKNNGTGVQECLNRIVFDLLDYIVVYPVEDENKFTDSKGNVLPDAMLVKKGTTARELAYLIHTDIGKNFIHAIDAKKKMRVADDYELKHNDVIKIVSSA, encoded by the coding sequence ATGATAGAAATAGGAATAGCCGGAAAGCCCAATGCGGGCAAATCAACATTTTTCAAATCTGCCACAATGGCTGATGTGGAGATAGCAAATTACCCCTTCACGACCATAGAGCCGAATGTAGGAGTTGCACATGTGAGGGTTGATTGCGTTTGCAGAGAGTTAAACCTCGATTGTGGGAACTGTTTTGAAGGGAGGAGGTACATCCCGATAAAGCTGATAGATGTTGCCGGACTCGTTCCTGAAGCTCATAAAGGGAGAGGTCTGGGAAACGAATTCCTGGACAATTTGAGACAGAGCGAAGGGATAATTCATGTTGTGGATGCCTCAGGCTCAACCGACGCTGAAGGAAACGAGGTTGGTATCGGTGAGAGGGATCCAGTAGAAGATGTCAGGTTTCTGTATCACGAGCTGGACATGTGGATCTTCAACATCCTCAAGAGGAACTGGGACAGGCTTGCGAGAAGGATAAGCATGGAAAAACTACATGCCTACAAGCTGATAACCGAGCAGCTTGCAGGACTCGGATTCAAGGAGATTCAGGTCAAGGAGGCGCTCAAAGTTATTGGTAAAGAGGTCTGGCATTTCAGCGATGAGGACATCATGACTTTCGCTTTTGAATTGAGGAAAAAGAGAATGAGGATGATAATATCCGCAAACAAAGCTGACAAGGCTCCAGAGGAGCTTATCAACAGGCTGAAAAATCTGGAAGAAATAGTTATCCCCACATCAGCAGAGATAGAGCTTGCGTTGAGAACTGCGAGCAAGAATGGATATATCAGGTACTATCCCGGAGATATGGATTTTGAAATTATTAAGGAGCTGAATGAGAAGCAAAAAAAGGCTCTTGAGATAATGAGAAGCTTTCTGAAAAAGAACAATGGTACTGGTGTGCAGGAATGCCTGAACAGGATAGTGTTCGATTTGCTGGACTACATAGTCGTCTATCCTGTGGAGGACGAGAACAAATTCACGGATTCAAAGGGAAATGTTCTGCCGGATGCTATGCTTGTTAAGAAGGGAACCACTGCCAGAGAGCTGGCATACCTGATTCACACAGATATAGGCAAGAACTTCATCCATGCGATTGATGCAAAGAAGAAGATGAGGGTGGCAGACGATTATGAGTTGAAGCACAACGATGTGATAAAGATTGTTTCATCGGCTTGA
- a CDS encoding DUF655 domain-containing protein, which produces MDSEKFNRRSDQRSRFSDRSRGRKEIDKTKMEDYAYIIDFMPYGHPEDKRPIHKREPLAQIVGEKSFTLLEVSIKKDKSPLVMDRVFIGKGERDIVNKIKRRLRYEDLTTAAKSELPYVIEYIVKEHEQRFVDFFNKAEPITTKLHQLELLPGVGKKTMWAIIDERKKQPFKDFKDLAERVKGLQHPEKLITNRIIYEIKNPKTKYKIFTS; this is translated from the coding sequence ATGGATTCCGAAAAGTTCAACAGGAGATCTGATCAGAGATCAAGGTTTTCTGATCGAAGTAGAGGTAGAAAGGAAATTGATAAAACCAAAATGGAAGATTATGCTTACATTATCGATTTCATGCCCTACGGACATCCCGAGGATAAGAGGCCCATTCACAAGAGGGAACCCTTAGCCCAGATAGTGGGCGAAAAGAGCTTCACATTACTCGAGGTTAGCATAAAGAAGGATAAGAGTCCTCTCGTAATGGACCGCGTTTTTATCGGGAAGGGAGAAAGAGATATTGTCAACAAGATCAAGAGAAGGTTGAGGTATGAAGATTTAACAACTGCTGCAAAATCCGAGCTTCCATATGTTATCGAATATATAGTGAAAGAACATGAGCAAAGGTTCGTTGACTTCTTCAACAAGGCAGAGCCGATAACAACAAAACTCCACCAGCTTGAACTGCTGCCGGGCGTTGGAAAGAAGACCATGTGGGCCATCATCGATGAGAGGAAAAAGCAGCCTTTCAAGGACTTCAAGGATCTCGCAGAGAGGGTTAAAGGCCTTCAGCATCCGGAGAAGCTTATAACGAACAGGATAATATACGAGATAAAGAATCCAAAGACAAAATACAAGATTTTCACCTCATGA
- the yjeH gene encoding L-methionine/branched-chain amino acid transporter: protein MTRRLKKEVSLFQAVGIFIGVILGSGVLILPSMAANVAGAASLIAWVVMTLLAVPIALTFGYLASKFPSAGGISEFSKQAFGKRTVGSITLDAEMITGFLFLAVVPIGPPIVLLTGASYLGSILGLDFPGVVALAILMLLTMFLINLRGVRFTGNIQTMITISIVILLLFVVLTAFHLVNPDNLKFELDIYPIGRAMALIFWCYVGWEAVTHLSEEFKNPERDFPLSILMALGVVGIMYLLVSFVVVGTHTYGDSLRGMTSLVEIANRSLGINGKLFVALIGFMTCFASANVYVASPSRLLYALSRSGYLPEVFGNLNRKHAPQNALIAVAASMVFTLIAMYLFSISVETLLLLSNSIFITLYLIGSIAGIILLEKRVYPMISFVICFATLLFVGESVIYPVLVAVLAITYLNLYANRKTSRL from the coding sequence ATGACAAGAAGGCTTAAAAAGGAAGTATCTCTCTTTCAGGCTGTCGGTATTTTCATAGGAGTTATACTGGGCTCAGGAGTCCTGATATTGCCATCCATGGCCGCAAATGTGGCTGGTGCGGCATCCTTAATAGCATGGGTAGTTATGACTTTGCTTGCTGTGCCAATTGCCCTAACCTTCGGCTACCTAGCCTCAAAATTTCCATCTGCGGGTGGAATCTCAGAATTCTCGAAACAGGCATTTGGAAAAAGGACTGTTGGGAGCATCACACTTGATGCAGAAATGATTACTGGATTTCTCTTTCTGGCCGTCGTACCCATTGGACCCCCAATTGTTCTGCTCACCGGCGCATCCTATCTGGGCAGCATTCTTGGACTTGATTTTCCTGGGGTTGTTGCTCTCGCAATACTCATGCTCCTTACAATGTTCCTCATAAATCTGAGAGGTGTCAGATTCACCGGAAATATCCAGACAATGATAACGATCTCCATAGTTATTCTGCTGCTTTTTGTTGTTCTCACAGCATTTCATCTCGTAAATCCAGATAACCTGAAGTTCGAACTCGACATCTATCCGATTGGAAGAGCAATGGCACTGATATTCTGGTGCTACGTTGGATGGGAGGCTGTAACCCATCTGTCAGAGGAGTTCAAAAACCCCGAGAGGGATTTTCCCCTAAGCATTCTGATGGCCCTTGGAGTTGTTGGAATAATGTATTTGCTCGTCTCCTTTGTGGTTGTTGGTACACATACATATGGTGACAGCCTGAGGGGAATGACCTCCCTTGTCGAAATAGCGAACAGATCCCTTGGCATTAACGGAAAGCTATTTGTTGCGTTGATCGGATTTATGACTTGCTTCGCTTCTGCAAACGTTTATGTTGCATCGCCCTCAAGGCTGCTGTATGCCTTATCGAGAAGTGGATATCTGCCAGAGGTCTTTGGAAATCTGAACAGGAAGCACGCTCCACAGAATGCTCTGATTGCCGTGGCAGCATCCATGGTTTTCACGTTAATTGCCATGTATCTGTTCAGCATTTCCGTCGAAACTTTGCTCCTGCTCTCCAACAGCATTTTCATAACCCTCTACCTGATTGGCTCGATTGCTGGCATAATATTGCTTGAGAAGAGAGTGTATCCGATGATTTCGTTCGTTATCTGCTTTGCAACCCTGTTATTTGTTGGAGAAAGCGTGATTTACCCGGTGCTGGTTGCAGTACTTGCAATTACATACCTCAATTTGTATGCTAACCGCAAAACAAGCCGATTATGA
- a CDS encoding PIN domain-containing protein, with protein sequence MRVYMDVCCFNRPFDDQTQDRIRIESEAVLAILNRCMDDWILVGSEVADYEISKIPDEERRRKVEILASISKEKVIVDDNIVKRALELEKIGLKPVDALHVACAEKSADVMLTTDDEIVKKVEANKDIIKVRVENPVRWLMEVLE encoded by the coding sequence ATGAGGGTATATATGGACGTTTGCTGCTTTAACAGACCATTTGATGATCAAACTCAAGATAGAATCAGGATTGAATCCGAGGCAGTACTGGCAATTTTAAACCGATGCATGGATGACTGGATACTTGTAGGGAGTGAAGTAGCAGATTACGAGATATCAAAAATTCCGGATGAAGAAAGGAGGAGGAAAGTGGAAATTCTTGCATCGATTTCAAAGGAGAAAGTCATCGTTGATGATAATATTGTCAAACGAGCTTTAGAGCTTGAAAAGATTGGATTGAAACCTGTAGATGCTCTACACGTGGCATGTGCGGAGAAATCTGCGGATGTTATGCTCACGACAGATGATGAGATAGTGAAAAAAGTTGAGGCTAACAAAGATATTATTAAAGTTAGGGTTGAAAATCCTGTAAGATGGTTGATGGAGGTGCTGGAATGA